From the genome of Persephonella atlantica:
CTCCTCACTTTCATACCCTTTGATATGCCTACTGTCTTCCCAAGAACGAGGCAGGAAACAACGTTGTTTTCTTTCAGGAGCTCAACCTCAAGTTTTGTTCCCGTTTCTTCAATAATAAGTACCTCCTTCAAAAAGGGAATATCGTTCTCTGGGAATTTTACATCTATAACACTCTCCTTAATAGAAACAATTTTTCCACTCATTTTTCACCTACCAGAACCTTATATGCAGAAATTATTTCCTGTATCTCATCTGTAATCTCTTCCTGTCTGTAGTAATTTTTCTCAACCTCCAATCTGTTTATGCTTTTTTCTATAGACTTTGATGCATTGTTCATATTCATCAGTCTTACGCCGTTTTCTGAAAGGAAAGACTCAAGATATGAACGGTAAATATGGGCAAAAATATACTCTATTATAAGGTTTGAAAGTATAGCTTCCGGTTCTATATCAGTAATAGGAGGAAATCTATAAACAGCCTTCCTCTCTATCTCAAAGGGAATAACCTTTTTCAGCACAGGTCTGTATTTCCCAATTCCCATAAACTGGTTATAAGCAACGTATATCTCGTTTATAATTCCTGATACATACAGCTCTGATATAAACTCAATAAGCTCACTTGCATACGAGTATATAGACTCATAATCAACAGGAGCCTGAAATGTCTTCAGTTTTTTGCCTGTAATCACATCATCAAGCTTTTTTCCCACAACGATAAAACCTTCAAGTTCTTTATCATCTTTAAACCTTTCCTGTATATCTTTTCCTATTTTCTCGTTAAAAAGACCACACAGCCCCTGGTCAGAACCGTAAACAATAACAGTCTTTTTTCCTTTTTTGAAAGACAGCTGAACTTCTGGAAAGAAAGAAAGAACTTTTTGAACTCCCTTTACTATCTCTTCTTCAAAATCCCTTATTCCATTTATAAGGTGCTGTGCTTTCTGAACATTAAGAGATGCAATAGATTTCATGGAAAGGACTATCTTTCCGATATCTTCAAACTTTTTTATCTTAAGCTCTATCTCTTTTGTTGATTTCATAACCCTTCTGCAACAGTTCTTATTTTTTCCTTACTTTCCTTTGTCAGAACTTTTGAAACTTTAATATCTTTTAACACTTCTGGATAGGACTCTTTAAGCCTTTTAATAACAAAATCTGCCCTGTCGTTTACCTGGTCTTCTGGAATGCTGTCAAAGTATCCCTCATTCAGAAGGAAAAATATAACAACCTGCTCTTCAACCTGATAATGCTTCTGTTTAGGCTGTTTTAACAGTTCTCTTAACCTTTTTCCCCTTCTTATAATCTGAGCTGTTTCCCCAAAAACTTTAACCCCTAACTTTGTAAATATCTCCACTTCAAGAAACTGAGCATAATAAAGTCTGAGAAATTCTGCCACCTCTTTCAATGCAGGAATCTGTGTCTTTCCTCCAATTCTTGATACAGATTTTCCTACATCAATGGCAGGCCTTTGATTAATATTGAAAAGTCCAGTGTCAAGATATATCTGTCCATCTGTGATGGATATGACGTTTGTTGGAATGTAAGAAGATATCCTTCCTGCCTGCGTTTCCACTATAGGCAGTGCTGTTATGGAGCCTCCATCCTTTACTTTACATGCCCTTTCAAGAAGTCTTGAGTGTATATAAAATATATCACCCGGAAATGCTTCCCTTCCAGGAGGCCTTTTCAAAAGAAGGGAAAGGGACTGGTATGCAAACGCATGCTTTGTAAGGTCGTCATAAACGATGAGAACATCCTTTCCTCTGTCCAGAAAGTACTCACCTATAGCTGTTGCAGAGTAAGGAGCTAAAAACTGCAGTCCTGGATATTGATCAGAAGTTGCACAAACAACAACAGTATATTTCAGGGCATCGTACTTTTTGAGGGTTGTATAAACATCAAGCACAGACTGCTTTCTCTGACCGATAGATACATATATGCATATAACATCTTTATCCTTCTGGTTGAGTATCGTATCCAGAGCGATAGATGTTTTTCCTGTTGATGGGTCTCCCAATATCAGCTCTCTCTGTCCCTTTCCGATAGGAAACATAGAGTCAATAACCTTTATCCCTGTGTAAAGCTGCTCTTTCACAAAATCTCTGTCAAAAAGCTGTGGAGCATCCCTCTCAACAGGATAGTATGTTGTTGTTTCTACAGGAGGTTTACCATCAAGGGGTTTGCCCAGTGGATCAATCATCCTCCCAAGGAGTTTCTCAGAAACAGGAACAGAAACAATATATCCTGTCCTATAAACAGGTGTGTTAAGCTCTACATTTACATCTTTTTCCAGTATTACAGCTGTAATCTTATCTTCTCCGATATCTATTACTATTCCTTTCTGACTGTCTTTAAACTTTACAACTTCGTAAAACATAGCATTGGGAAGACCTGATATTACCGCTATTCCCTCTTCTACAGATTCAACTATACCCTGTTCAACAATAACCGGCTTTAGCTGATAACTTTCAACTGTTTCCTTTAGAGCCTTTCTAAAAGCCTCTATACCGTCATCAAGTCTCAATTTTTCTCCTCAAAAGGTTTTCGTAAACAGATATCTGACCTTCAAGAGAAGAGTCAATCATTTTTGATGCTATATGTATCTTGACCCCTGCGATAAGCTCTTTTCTCTCCTCTGTCTTTACAACAACGTCAACGCCAAATATGTTTTTTACAACATCTTTTAGCTTCTGCAAATCCTTTTCTGTTAAAGGGTATGCTGTTTCCACTGTTATAACATTTCTTTCTTTGAGCTCATCAGATATATTGTCTATCTCTTCAGGATTTATACTCCTTATGCCTTCCATAGCCAGTTTAAACAGTCTGGTATGCAGATTTTTATCTGAAAGCTGTGATAGAAGCTTGCTCACAAAGGCAAGGGAGTACCTCACAGTTTCTTCCTTCAGCTGATTTAAAACCTCCCTTTTTTCAGCTTCAAGGGAATCTAAAAATTTCTGTCTCTGGGCATCAAGTTCCTTTTTCATCTCTTCATAAAGCCTTTCCTTTTCCTGCTGAACTTCTTTTGTTATCTGGGCTATTTTTGATTTTCTGGTTTCTTCTATCTCTTTCAGAAGCTGCTGGTATTCCTGTTTTAGCTTTTCTACTTTTGACTGTGCCTCTTCAGCCTCTCTAATCTTCTGGTCTATATAATTTTTTCTCTTTTTTAAAACAGATATTACTGGATTGTACAGAAGCTTTTTCAGTATCCACAACAGAACAAAGAAGTTCACTATCTCAAATATGTAGGTAAGAACATCAAACTTCATTATTCACCTATTTTGTAAAAAGATGTATAAATGGATTTGCAAAAAGTATTATCAATGCAATGACCAGTGAATAAATAGCAACAGATTCAACAACTGCAGCTCCTATAAAAAATAGTCTTATAATCTGATTTGCCTGCTCAGGCTGTCTTGCTACTGATTCTATTGCCTTTGTCAGGGCTTCACCCTCTCCCCTTGATGGCATCATTCCACCAATTGCTATTGTTATGCCTGCTGTAAATATTGAGACTGCCGCAATAATTGTTAATGAATCCACCTTTTTAACCTCCTTTTATATTTCATACCAGTCTTCTTTTATGCCTGATAATTTTTTATCTATCTCCTCTACCCTCAAGCCTGCAACTATATATGCAAGTGTGAGAACGCCAAAAAGATATGCCTGTATAATGTCGCCGACAATATTGAAAAGCATCATAGGAACAGGAACCAGTAAACCTGTTAAAAGAACAAGTATCGCAATTATTAAGTCCCATCCCAGCATATTTCCAAAAAGTCTGAATGTGAGAGACAGAATCCTTCCAAACTCTCCAATAACATTCAGTGGAAAAAGTATAAAAACAGGTTCAAAAAATTTTTTAAAGTATCCTATACCATGAAATCTGACTCCATAGTAATAAATAGAAAAGAATGTTATTGTTGAAAGACCAGCAACTGCAGCTATATTGCCTGTTGGTGTGTGAAAAGGAGGAACCATACCTATAAGGTTAGAAAAAGCAACAAATATCCACATTGTTGCTATAAGAGAGAAAAATGGAAAAACAGGTGTCTGGGAAAAATCCCTTATCTGTTTTGCCATAGCAACAATCACAGTCTCAGCCAGAATCTGCCTGAGGGAGGGGCTTTTAACAGACAGATTCCTCGTGAGAAAAAAGGATATAACAGAAACAACAGCCATAGCTACCCATGTTGTAACAACAACATCTGTAAGGACAAGGTGTAGTTTTATCCCCCAAATTTGAATATAGCCAAAATCCATAAGCTCCTTTGTAAATACCTTTTCAACCCCCATACTAATTAAAATCCACCTTCAGTTTTGTGTATGTCAACCGGGAAATATAAAAGCCAGCCAAAAAAATGATTATCCCTTCTTTAAAGAAGTATGCAACGGTTACTGATAGAGTAACAAAGGGCAAAAATCTAAACATAAAGCCTGTATTTTTCTTTTTACTCATTATTGCTTTATAAGACATAACATAAAGATGATGAAAGTAAAGCCAACCTCCTAAAAAACCTGCCAGGAAAGAAACAATATACTCTAATTCTTTCATACCCTTTTACTTATCTCTCCAGCCTTTTTAAGTGCAATCTCAGAGAAAACAGGTCCCAGAAACTCATGTATAGCTGTAGCTCCTATAACTATATTAACAAGTATAACACCAACATCCCTGAACTCTGGATTTTGATATGCAAGAAGTGCGAGACCAATAACAATACCTCCCTGAGGGAAAAGGGATAATGCAAGGTACTTTTTTACTTTTTCTGGAGCATGGGAAAGATGCCCTCCAATATAAACACCTGTAAACTTTCCAGCAAATCTTGATGCTACAAATACAGCAACCATAGGAAGGTACTGCATCAGAACTTTCAGATTAAGAAATGCAGAACCAACAACAAAAAATGCTGTGAATATAACATCTTCGATATAGTTCTCTAAAGGTTCTTTAAACTTTTCATTTTCTCTGTCAACATTAACGAGAGTTATTCCTGTTGTCATCGTTGATAGAAGTTCATCCACACCAACGGCATGAGCAATTGAAAATGTCAGGAAAAGAATTCCAACAGTGACAGTAACAATCTCTTTTCTCTCCTCTGCAAATCTGCCTAAAAAATGCATCAGATACCCCATAAAAAAACCAAGAAAAACAGCCCCGCCAATCTGGAAAGATATATCCTTAAATACAGAGAGAATTTCCAGCTCTTCACCAGATATAAGTGAAGTAGCTACAGAGTAACCAAGAACAAAATTTATAATACCTGTGGCATCATCTAAAGCAGCAACACCTAAAACTGTTGTTGTCAAAACTCCTTTAGCTCTGTACTCGTGGATCACTGCAAGAGTAGCAGTAGGGTCTGTGGGAGAAGCAAGGGCACCAAAAACCAGTGAAAGGGCTATAAGCATCTTAATATCAAGATTACCTGTAAAGAACAGATACATCCCCATTGCCAGAATAACAAACAAAAATGCAATCTCTGCTTCCCCTAAAGTGATAAAAGCTATTGTTTTTCCAAGCTTCTTAACCTTCTCCCACGCAAGGGAAGAACCTATAAGGAATGTTATTATAGATAGGGAAGCGTGTGTTATTATGCTGGATTTATCGAGAAAATCCTGATCTATTATATTCAACAAAGAAGGACTCATCAGTACACCAGCAGCAATGTAACCACTTACCCTTGGAAGTTTAAAGAGATTTGCTAAATTCCCAAAAAGATACCCAACAACTAAAATGAGTCCTATCTCAAATAAAACTCCCGCCTCCTTTATAAACTCCAAAAAAACCCTCCATGGTATACGTCTATAACAATTATTAATTTATAATCTGTAAGATATAAAAGCTATATACTGACAAAAATCATTTTTCATTTTTCGCACATTCAGGTTATACTTAATTGTTATGAGAAAGTTAATACTGATTACTGTTCTTATTGGTGCTGTCTTTTACACATTCCACGACTTTCTGTTTTACAAGATTGACCCGTGTATGAAGTATGTAGAAACAGCCTACAAAGTTACAGACAAATACTGTGAGATACACGAGAACCTGCACATGCCTTACGTAAAACCATTTGTGCACATCCCAATAAATGAAAAGTTTTCAGAAAGCTACTCATTTAACTACTGCAGACCTCAGCTAAAACCATTAGTATCAGACATTTTCAAACCACCTAAGCACTCATCCTAAAGATATTTACACCCCCATTCTGTCTTTTTTCAATAAATACACTCAGGAGGAAAGTATGCGTTTAGTTAAAGTTATGGCTGTTGCCCTGACTGTTTTCAGTTTCTCTTACGGTGAAACTGTAAAACAACTGATAGATTATGCTCTAAAAAACAGTCCGATAATAAAATCAAAGATTTACGAAATGAAACAGTCAGAAGGAGAAATAAAGTCTGCAGAAGCTCTGCCAAACCCAGAGGCTTATGTTCAGTTCGGAAGGCTGTACTCCCAGTCAGAAAGCGGTTTTAATCTCACAGAATTTTCTGTTCATCAGCCGTTAAAACTGTGGGGAACAAGGAAAAATGCCGTGGAAGAAGCACTGCTAAAAAAAGAAGCAGCCCAGCTGAAACTTCAGTTTTACAAAAATCAGGTTGCAGGTCAGGTTTATCAGCTTTTTTACCAGACATTATTTGCAA
Proteins encoded in this window:
- a CDS encoding F0F1 ATP synthase subunit A — protein: MGVEKVFTKELMDFGYIQIWGIKLHLVLTDVVVTTWVAMAVVSVISFFLTRNLSVKSPSLRQILAETVIVAMAKQIRDFSQTPVFPFFSLIATMWIFVAFSNLIGMVPPFHTPTGNIAAVAGLSTITFFSIYYYGVRFHGIGYFKKFFEPVFILFPLNVIGEFGRILSLTFRLFGNMLGWDLIIAILVLLTGLLVPVPMMLFNIVGDIIQAYLFGVLTLAYIVAGLRVEEIDKKLSGIKEDWYEI
- a CDS encoding F0F1 ATP synthase subunit alpha, whose product is MRLDDGIEAFRKALKETVESYQLKPVIVEQGIVESVEEGIAVISGLPNAMFYEVVKFKDSQKGIVIDIGEDKITAVILEKDVNVELNTPVYRTGYIVSVPVSEKLLGRMIDPLGKPLDGKPPVETTTYYPVERDAPQLFDRDFVKEQLYTGIKVIDSMFPIGKGQRELILGDPSTGKTSIALDTILNQKDKDVICIYVSIGQRKQSVLDVYTTLKKYDALKYTVVVCATSDQYPGLQFLAPYSATAIGEYFLDRGKDVLIVYDDLTKHAFAYQSLSLLLKRPPGREAFPGDIFYIHSRLLERACKVKDGGSITALPIVETQAGRISSYIPTNVISITDGQIYLDTGLFNINQRPAIDVGKSVSRIGGKTQIPALKEVAEFLRLYYAQFLEVEIFTKLGVKVFGETAQIIRRGKRLRELLKQPKQKHYQVEEQVVIFFLLNEGYFDSIPEDQVNDRADFVIKRLKESYPEVLKDIKVSKVLTKESKEKIRTVAEGL
- a CDS encoding F0F1 ATP synthase subunit gamma, which produces MKSTKEIELKIKKFEDIGKIVLSMKSIASLNVQKAQHLINGIRDFEEEIVKGVQKVLSFFPEVQLSFKKGKKTVIVYGSDQGLCGLFNEKIGKDIQERFKDDKELEGFIVVGKKLDDVITGKKLKTFQAPVDYESIYSYASELIEFISELYVSGIINEIYVAYNQFMGIGKYRPVLKKVIPFEIERKAVYRFPPITDIEPEAILSNLIIEYIFAHIYRSYLESFLSENGVRLMNMNNASKSIEKSINRLEVEKNYYRQEEITDEIQEIISAYKVLVGEK
- a CDS encoding cation:proton antiporter, which codes for MEFIKEAGVLFEIGLILVVGYLFGNLANLFKLPRVSGYIAAGVLMSPSLLNIIDQDFLDKSSIITHASLSIITFLIGSSLAWEKVKKLGKTIAFITLGEAEIAFLFVILAMGMYLFFTGNLDIKMLIALSLVFGALASPTDPTATLAVIHEYRAKGVLTTTVLGVAALDDATGIINFVLGYSVATSLISGEELEILSVFKDISFQIGGAVFLGFFMGYLMHFLGRFAEERKEIVTVTVGILFLTFSIAHAVGVDELLSTMTTGITLVNVDRENEKFKEPLENYIEDVIFTAFFVVGSAFLNLKVLMQYLPMVAVFVASRFAGKFTGVYIGGHLSHAPEKVKKYLALSLFPQGGIVIGLALLAYQNPEFRDVGVILVNIVIGATAIHEFLGPVFSEIALKKAGEISKRV
- a CDS encoding F0F1 ATP synthase subunit delta — translated: MKFDVLTYIFEIVNFFVLLWILKKLLYNPVISVLKKRKNYIDQKIREAEEAQSKVEKLKQEYQQLLKEIEETRKSKIAQITKEVQQEKERLYEEMKKELDAQRQKFLDSLEAEKREVLNQLKEETVRYSLAFVSKLLSQLSDKNLHTRLFKLAMEGIRSINPEEIDNISDELKERNVITVETAYPLTEKDLQKLKDVVKNIFGVDVVVKTEERKELIAGVKIHIASKMIDSSLEGQISVYENLLRRKIET
- a CDS encoding ATP synthase subunit I codes for the protein MKELEYIVSFLAGFLGGWLYFHHLYVMSYKAIMSKKKNTGFMFRFLPFVTLSVTVAYFFKEGIIIFLAGFYISRLTYTKLKVDFN
- the atpE gene encoding ATP synthase F0 subunit C, which encodes MDSLTIIAAVSIFTAGITIAIGGMMPSRGEGEALTKAIESVARQPEQANQIIRLFFIGAAVVESVAIYSLVIALIILFANPFIHLFTK